Proteins encoded together in one Cryptosporangium aurantiacum window:
- a CDS encoding amidohydrolase family protein: MAPLTDAELPGFCRDLGIPGFVDIHVHFMPERVLHKVWAFFDSLPSTVGLEWPIEYRLGEPARLERLAELGVLTHTALLYPHKPGMAAWLNGWALEFAQNVPTCVPTGTFFPEAGAADYVRAGLENGLRAFKSHVQVGGYDPTDPQLDDVWGQLADAGVPVVCHCGNGPMPGNFTGPGPIRAVLARHPNLTLVVAHLGQPEYAEFLDLAEQYPNVHLDTTMTFTDFIERMAPFPPALRPRLRDLGDRIVLGSDYPSIPYPYAHQVDSLVRLDLGDEWLRGVLHDNGARLLTSSSSAAS; encoded by the coding sequence GTGGCACCTCTCACTGACGCCGAGTTGCCGGGCTTCTGCCGCGACCTCGGGATACCGGGCTTCGTCGACATCCACGTACATTTCATGCCGGAACGCGTCCTGCACAAGGTCTGGGCGTTCTTCGACTCGCTGCCGTCAACGGTCGGTCTCGAGTGGCCGATCGAGTACCGGCTCGGCGAACCGGCTCGCCTGGAACGTCTGGCGGAGCTCGGCGTGCTGACCCACACCGCGCTGCTCTACCCGCACAAGCCGGGAATGGCCGCCTGGCTGAACGGGTGGGCGCTGGAGTTCGCGCAGAACGTCCCGACCTGCGTCCCGACCGGCACGTTCTTTCCCGAGGCCGGTGCGGCGGACTACGTCCGCGCGGGACTCGAGAACGGGTTGCGGGCCTTCAAGTCCCACGTGCAGGTGGGTGGTTACGACCCCACCGACCCGCAGTTGGACGACGTGTGGGGGCAACTCGCAGACGCAGGCGTACCGGTCGTCTGCCACTGTGGCAACGGACCGATGCCGGGAAACTTCACCGGACCGGGGCCGATTCGTGCGGTGCTCGCCCGGCACCCGAACCTGACGCTCGTCGTCGCCCACCTGGGGCAGCCGGAGTACGCCGAGTTCCTCGACCTGGCGGAGCAGTACCCGAACGTCCACCTCGACACGACGATGACGTTCACCGACTTCATCGAGCGGATGGCTCCGTTCCCGCCGGCGCTGCGGCCCCGGCTGCGCGACCTGGGTGACCGGATCGTGCTCGGCTCGGACTACCCGAGCATCCCGTACCCGTACGCCCACCAGGTGGACAGCCTGGTCCGCCTCGACCTCGGGGACGAGTGGCTCCGGGGCGTGCTGCACGACAACGGCGCGCGGCTCCTCACGTCATCATCGTCAGCAGCTTCGTGA
- a CDS encoding ROK family protein — MTVNSAPTVVTLDIGGTTIKGALVASDGREITLLERPTGAAEGTDEVVRRVRAAARDLADAGTVGIGLSVPGIVDTAAGVARHAVNLGFRDTPLAALVAEEVGLPVVLEQDCRAAALAESEIGLGRDARDLMVVVLGTGVAAGLIVDGKVLPGAGGSAGELGHLPVYPDGEDCACGQRGCLEVYASASGIARRYAAAGGSFAGATAANVAASLDSDVVAARVWREATEALGLALATATLLLDPALIVLAGGLTGAGDTLLRPVRTELQGALAWRAAPSVANSPLGGTAGRLGAAILAWRAAGYTDVVSRELRDAV; from the coding sequence ATGACGGTGAATTCAGCGCCGACCGTCGTCACTCTCGACATCGGCGGGACGACGATCAAGGGCGCCCTGGTGGCGTCCGACGGACGAGAGATCACGCTGCTCGAACGCCCGACCGGGGCGGCCGAGGGCACCGACGAAGTGGTGAGACGAGTGCGGGCCGCGGCCCGCGACCTGGCCGACGCGGGCACGGTGGGAATCGGCCTGTCGGTGCCCGGCATCGTCGACACCGCTGCGGGCGTCGCACGGCACGCGGTCAACCTGGGCTTCCGGGACACACCGCTGGCCGCGCTGGTGGCCGAGGAGGTCGGCCTGCCGGTCGTGCTGGAGCAGGACTGCCGTGCGGCGGCCCTGGCCGAGAGCGAGATCGGCCTGGGCCGGGACGCCCGGGACCTGATGGTCGTCGTGCTCGGCACCGGCGTCGCCGCCGGGCTGATCGTGGACGGCAAGGTGCTGCCCGGCGCGGGCGGCAGCGCGGGCGAACTCGGTCACCTGCCGGTGTACCCGGACGGTGAGGACTGCGCCTGCGGTCAGCGTGGCTGCCTGGAGGTCTACGCGTCCGCATCGGGCATCGCCCGCCGCTACGCGGCGGCCGGAGGCTCGTTTGCCGGTGCGACCGCGGCGAACGTGGCCGCGTCGCTCGATTCGGACGTCGTGGCAGCGCGCGTCTGGCGGGAGGCCACCGAGGCGCTCGGGCTGGCGCTGGCCACCGCCACGCTCCTGCTCGACCCGGCGCTCATCGTGCTCGCCGGTGGCCTGACCGGGGCCGGGGACACGCTGCTCCGACCGGTGCGGACCGAGTTGCAGGGCGCGCTGGCCTGGCGGGCGGCGCCGAGCGTCGCGAACTCGCCGCTGGGCGGCACTGCGGGACGGCTCGGCGCGGCGATCCTGGCCTGGCGGGCAGCCGGCTACACCGACGTCGTCTCCCGCGAACTGCGCGACGCGGTCTGA
- a CDS encoding carbohydrate ABC transporter permease: MSLTWRRLRPVMLPIFGLLVAMVFLAPYIVMLLDSLRPGSEALASPPTFLPQTWQLDAYGEILGDSRFQNWLKTSLLVSLASTVIVILVAIPAAYFTARFKFPGKTAFLFLVLVTQMFAPTSLVVGIYREFFELSLVNTYAALILTNAAFNLAFAVWIMHGFFAALPRELEEASELDGNGRVGTMLRVMLPLTLPGVVTATIFTFIAVWNEYVVALTLMQDDDKKPLTVGINSYVTGYDQNWDQLFAASIVAIVPVVILFAVIEKHLVGGLTAGSVK; the protein is encoded by the coding sequence ATGAGCCTGACCTGGCGCCGACTGCGCCCGGTGATGTTGCCGATCTTCGGGCTGCTGGTCGCGATGGTGTTCCTCGCGCCGTACATCGTCATGCTGCTGGACTCGCTCCGGCCGGGCAGCGAAGCGCTGGCCAGCCCGCCGACGTTCCTGCCGCAGACCTGGCAGCTGGACGCCTACGGCGAGATCCTCGGCGACTCCCGCTTCCAGAACTGGCTGAAGACGTCGCTGCTGGTGTCGCTGGCCTCGACCGTGATCGTCATCCTGGTCGCGATCCCGGCCGCGTACTTCACCGCGCGCTTCAAGTTCCCCGGCAAGACCGCGTTCCTGTTCCTGGTGCTGGTCACCCAGATGTTCGCGCCGACCTCGCTGGTCGTCGGCATCTACCGGGAGTTCTTCGAGCTCAGCCTGGTCAACACGTACGCGGCGCTGATCCTCACGAACGCGGCGTTCAACCTGGCGTTCGCGGTGTGGATCATGCACGGCTTCTTCGCCGCGCTGCCTCGCGAGCTCGAGGAGGCCTCGGAACTCGACGGCAACGGCCGGGTCGGCACGATGCTCCGCGTCATGCTGCCGCTGACGCTGCCGGGCGTCGTCACCGCGACGATCTTCACGTTCATCGCGGTCTGGAACGAGTACGTCGTCGCGCTCACGTTGATGCAGGACGACGACAAGAAGCCGCTGACCGTCGGCATCAACAGCTACGTGACCGGCTACGACCAGAACTGGGACCAGTTGTTCGCCGCGTCGATCGTCGCGATCGTGCCGGTCGTCATCCTGTTCGCCGTGATCGAGAAGCACCTCGTCGGCGGCCTGACCGCCGGATCGGTCAAATGA
- a CDS encoding carbohydrate ABC transporter permease, whose product MALIWLGPVLVLIFGVVIYPAIELVRASTGEYSITGLRRGSAGIENYSNVLSHPALGTVLLNTLIWVAAVVLITILLSLGLAQFLSKEFFGRRLVRWAVLVPWAASLVITARLFTLIFDYYHGILNVFLLKLHLISEPIDWLGDDSWTMPSMILVGVLVSIPFTAYVLLAGLNAIPDEVHEAARIDGASPWQAYRRVTLPLLRPALLVSAVLNMIYVFNSFPIVWTLNDRNPGYTHDTTITFMYKLAFKSAERDVGMSAAAGVFNVLLILVAVVLYLRLVKWREEDQT is encoded by the coding sequence GTGGCACTGATCTGGCTCGGGCCGGTCCTGGTCCTGATCTTCGGTGTCGTGATCTACCCGGCGATCGAGCTGGTCCGGGCATCGACCGGCGAGTACTCGATCACCGGCCTCCGACGGGGTTCCGCAGGCATCGAGAACTACTCGAACGTCCTGAGCCACCCGGCGTTGGGCACCGTCCTGCTGAACACCCTGATCTGGGTGGCCGCGGTCGTGCTGATCACGATCCTGCTCAGCCTCGGACTCGCCCAGTTCCTGTCCAAGGAGTTCTTCGGACGACGGCTGGTGCGCTGGGCGGTGCTGGTGCCGTGGGCGGCGTCGCTGGTCATCACGGCGCGGCTGTTCACGCTGATCTTCGACTACTACCACGGCATCCTGAACGTCTTCCTGCTGAAGCTGCACCTCATCTCCGAGCCGATCGACTGGCTCGGCGACGACAGCTGGACGATGCCGTCGATGATCCTGGTCGGCGTCCTGGTCTCGATCCCGTTCACCGCGTACGTGCTGCTCGCGGGCTTGAACGCGATCCCGGACGAGGTGCACGAGGCCGCCCGGATCGACGGGGCGAGCCCGTGGCAGGCCTACCGGCGGGTGACGCTGCCGCTGCTGCGTCCGGCGCTGCTGGTCTCGGCGGTGCTGAACATGATCTACGTGTTCAACTCGTTCCCGATCGTCTGGACGCTGAACGACCGGAACCCGGGCTACACCCACGACACGACGATCACGTTCATGTACAAGCTCGCGTTCAAGAGCGCCGAGCGGGACGTCGGCATGTCCGCGGCCGCCGGCGTGTTCAACGTCCTCCTGATCCTGGTCGCGGTGGTGCTCTACCTGCGGCTGGTGAAGTGGCGAGAGGAAGACCAGACATGA
- a CDS encoding extracellular solute-binding protein, with protein sequence MGARGKTRWFARLAGATALALGLAACSGGTGADDADNSGGGDSAKEIKVVIAEYSKDHTATFWNAFKATYEKQTGVKLNLQIISWNDIDQQASTMVQNGNPPDILNLNAYASYAKDGLLYNSDEVLTSDVKSDLIDAFVKSGTYNGKMYGFPDLSSARALFYNKDLFAKAGITNPPKTWAEFVTAAKKVQALGNGTIGYAQPLGPEEAQAEYSIWMFNNGGDWKTDGKWTINSAKNVETLQFLKDLSAKEKVTQNNPGKTNRTDGAFPLFTSGKAGMIVGFGPLQGDLDTKYKNVKYGIAPMPTKDGGPPQTYGVTDYLMAFKKDGNQEAIKKFYELYYSPDQVNTWIKSEGFLPVTESGLKEFSSEESLKVYLDTLPNVHLTPTDDPAWDKIKLAVQQNLGTAVSPSGDPKKVLDDLQKTAEAGG encoded by the coding sequence ATGGGTGCAAGAGGCAAGACGCGCTGGTTCGCGCGTCTGGCCGGTGCGACCGCGCTGGCATTGGGCCTGGCCGCGTGCAGCGGTGGCACCGGTGCCGACGACGCGGACAACTCCGGCGGCGGTGACAGCGCCAAGGAAATCAAGGTCGTCATCGCCGAGTACAGCAAGGACCACACGGCGACCTTCTGGAACGCGTTCAAGGCCACCTACGAGAAGCAGACCGGCGTCAAGCTGAACCTGCAGATCATCAGCTGGAACGACATCGACCAGCAGGCCAGCACGATGGTTCAGAACGGCAACCCGCCGGACATCCTGAACCTCAACGCGTACGCCAGTTACGCCAAGGACGGCCTGCTCTACAACTCCGACGAGGTGCTGACCAGCGACGTCAAGTCGGACCTGATCGACGCGTTCGTCAAGAGCGGCACGTACAACGGCAAGATGTACGGCTTCCCGGACCTCTCGTCCGCCCGGGCGCTGTTCTACAACAAGGACCTGTTCGCCAAGGCCGGCATCACGAACCCGCCGAAGACGTGGGCCGAGTTCGTCACCGCGGCCAAGAAGGTCCAGGCCCTCGGCAACGGCACGATCGGCTACGCCCAGCCGCTCGGCCCGGAGGAGGCCCAGGCCGAGTACTCGATCTGGATGTTCAACAACGGCGGCGACTGGAAGACCGACGGCAAGTGGACGATCAACTCCGCGAAGAACGTCGAGACCCTGCAGTTCCTCAAGGACCTCTCCGCCAAGGAGAAGGTCACGCAGAACAACCCCGGCAAGACCAACCGGACCGACGGCGCGTTCCCGCTGTTCACCTCCGGTAAGGCCGGCATGATCGTGGGCTTCGGCCCGCTCCAGGGCGACCTGGACACGAAGTACAAGAACGTCAAGTACGGCATCGCCCCGATGCCGACGAAGGACGGCGGACCGCCGCAGACCTACGGCGTCACCGACTACCTGATGGCGTTCAAGAAGGACGGCAACCAGGAAGCCATCAAGAAGTTCTACGAGCTCTACTACTCGCCGGACCAGGTCAACACCTGGATCAAGTCCGAGGGCTTCCTCCCGGTGACCGAGTCGGGCCTGAAGGAGTTCTCGAGCGAGGAATCGCTCAAGGTCTACCTGGACACGCTGCCGAACGTGCACCTGACCCCGACCGACGACCCGGCCTGGGACAAGATCAAGCTCGCCGTCCAGCAGAACCTCGGCACCGCGGTCTCCCCGTCGGGTGACCCGAAGAAGGTTCTGGACGACCTGCAGAAGACCGCGGAAGCCGGCGGCTGA